In a genomic window of Chloroflexota bacterium:
- a CDS encoding aldo/keto reductase — protein MQYTYLGRTGLQVSKLCLGTMNFGPRTGEADSFAIMDRALEAGINFLDTANRYGREVSDGFTEEIIGRWLAQGGRRDRFVLATKVYGPMGDGPNDGGLSAYHIRQACEDSLRRMQTDRIDLYQMHHVQRDTPWEEIWQAMEQLVREGKVLYVGSSNFAAWHIVQANEAAARRSFLGLVSEQSKYSLNERTVELEVLPACQAYGVGIIPWSPLGGGLLGGVLGGVGDGRRSSEWLQGRIDAMRPQLEAWEALCGELGEQPADVALAWLLHNPAVTAPIIGPRTMAQFEGSLRALEIELSDDLLARLDEIWPGPGGTAPEAYAW, from the coding sequence ATGCAATACACATACCTTGGCCGAACCGGCCTACAAGTCAGCAAACTCTGCCTGGGCACCATGAACTTCGGGCCACGCACGGGCGAGGCCGACAGCTTCGCCATCATGGACCGGGCGCTGGAGGCGGGCATTAATTTCCTCGACACTGCTAATCGCTACGGCCGAGAGGTCAGCGACGGCTTCACCGAGGAGATCATTGGACGCTGGCTGGCTCAGGGCGGCCGGCGCGATCGTTTCGTCCTGGCCACCAAGGTCTACGGCCCCATGGGTGACGGCCCCAACGACGGCGGTCTGTCGGCTTACCACATCCGCCAGGCTTGCGAGGACAGCCTGCGCCGCATGCAAACCGACCGCATCGATCTCTATCAGATGCACCATGTTCAACGAGATACACCCTGGGAGGAGATATGGCAGGCCATGGAGCAGTTGGTCCGGGAGGGCAAGGTGCTCTACGTGGGCAGCAGCAACTTCGCAGCATGGCACATCGTTCAGGCCAACGAGGCGGCCGCGCGGCGCAGCTTCCTGGGCCTGGTCTCGGAGCAAAGCAAATACAGCCTGAATGAACGCACCGTCGAGCTCGAGGTGTTGCCAGCCTGCCAGGCGTATGGCGTTGGCATTATCCCCTGGAGTCCGCTGGGCGGCGGGCTGCTGGGCGGGGTCCTTGGTGGCGTGGGCGATGGCCGCCGCTCGTCGGAATGGCTGCAAGGGCGAATCGATGCGATGCGACCTCAACTGGAGGCCTGGGAGGCCCTCTGCGGAGAGTTAGGAGAGCAGCCCGCCGACGTGGCGCTTGCCTGGCTGTTGCACAACCCGGCTGTGACCGCGCCCATCATCGGCCCGCGCACCATGGCCCAGTTCGAGGGAAGCCTGCGCGCTCTGGAGATCGAACTGTCGGATGACCTGCTGGCCAGGCTGGACGAGATCTGGCCTGGGCCGGGCGGCACGGCTCCCGAGGCATATGCCTGGTAG
- a CDS encoding type II toxin-antitoxin system PemK/MazF family toxin has translation MRRGDIRWYTFREPDKRRPVLVLTRNSAIPYLTSITVAPLTTTIRDIPSEVFLLPEEDGVGSPCAVNLDNVQTISKHKIGLLLTVLSTSRMTEVDDALAFALGMM, from the coding sequence ATGAGACGGGGCGATATCCGATGGTATACCTTTCGTGAGCCAGACAAACGCCGGCCTGTATTGGTGTTGACGCGTAACTCGGCCATTCCCTATTTGACCAGCATCACCGTTGCACCCCTGACCACCACTATCCGAGACATACCCAGCGAGGTGTTCCTATTGCCCGAAGAGGATGGTGTGGGTTCACCCTGTGCGGTCAATCTGGATAATGTTCAGACCATCTCCAAGCACAAGATCGGGTTGCTACTCACCGTGCTATCCACTTCTCGCATGACTGAAGTTGATGACGCATTGGCGTTTGCCCTGGGGATGATGTAG
- a CDS encoding CopG family transcriptional regulator, translating to MKTIQMTIDEALLDQVDNTSAELGMSRSAFIRGALRQAMERLQVTRLERQHAAGYARRPVESGEFDLWEAEQVWGEA from the coding sequence ATGAAGACAATTCAAATGACTATCGATGAGGCTCTTCTGGACCAGGTCGATAACACGAGCGCGGAGTTGGGCATGAGCCGATCGGCCTTTATCCGCGGTGCTTTGCGCCAGGCGATGGAGCGTCTTCAAGTGACCCGTTTGGAGCGGCAACACGCAGCTGGCTACGCACGCCGGCCAGTAGAGTCAGGCGAATTCGATCTTTGGGAAGCGGAACAGGTTTGGGGTGAGGCATGA
- a CDS encoding Gfo/Idh/MocA family oxidoreductase has product MILRVAIVGMGGIGNTHARVYEEREDCRIVAVCDIIPDRADKAAEAYGCPVFYSVQDLLASGMQIDAASMCTAGAENGGDHFVPTMELLDGGIPVLGEKPISNELDKARQMVARAREKNLRYGINLNHRFTPAALRARQWVDSGRLGEINIINMTMWINNPNESSSWFHIRALHPHSLDVMRFFGGDVARVQAFFKRGKERKIWSNVQVNLLYENGIIGHLTGSYDAGGSYGLERLEVVGSEGRFVLLDACEQLSFYPRFSREVERYDHLGGMMGFPETFDSRIGVWVEQNLAQVKPEEIDASGQDALEVQTIIEAAIESWERGRVVDL; this is encoded by the coding sequence ATGATACTCAGAGTAGCGATCGTTGGCATGGGCGGCATCGGCAACACCCACGCCCGGGTTTATGAGGAGCGGGAAGATTGCCGAATCGTTGCCGTCTGCGATATCATTCCCGATCGGGCAGACAAGGCCGCAGAAGCCTATGGCTGTCCGGTGTTCTATTCGGTGCAAGACCTGTTGGCCAGCGGCATGCAGATCGATGCGGCCAGCATGTGCACGGCCGGCGCGGAGAACGGAGGCGATCACTTCGTGCCGACAATGGAGCTGCTGGACGGGGGCATTCCGGTGCTGGGGGAAAAGCCCATATCCAACGAGCTGGACAAAGCTCGCCAGATGGTGGCCAGGGCCCGGGAGAAGAATCTGCGCTACGGCATCAACCTGAACCACCGCTTCACGCCGGCGGCGCTGCGGGCCAGGCAGTGGGTGGATTCGGGCCGGCTGGGCGAGATCAACATCATCAACATGACGATGTGGATCAACAATCCCAACGAGAGTTCGTCCTGGTTCCACATCCGAGCGCTACACCCTCACTCGCTGGACGTGATGCGTTTCTTCGGGGGTGACGTGGCCCGGGTGCAGGCCTTTTTTAAGAGGGGCAAGGAACGGAAAATCTGGTCCAATGTGCAGGTCAATCTCCTGTATGAGAATGGCATCATTGGCCATTTGACGGGCAGCTACGATGCCGGCGGCAGTTATGGGCTGGAGCGATTGGAGGTGGTCGGCTCTGAAGGGCGTTTCGTCCTGCTGGATGCCTGCGAGCAGCTGAGCTTCTATCCTCGTTTCTCCCGCGAAGTGGAGCGCTATGATCACCTGGGCGGCATGATGGGTTTTCCCGAGACCTTCGACTCCCGCATCGGTGTCTGGGTCGAACAAAACCTGGCACAGGTCAAGCCGGAGGAGATCGACGCCTCTGGCCAGGACGCGCTCGAGGTTCAGACCATCATCGAGGCTGCCATCGAGTCGTGGGAGAGGGGAAGGGTTGTGGACCTTTAA
- a CDS encoding sulfatase: MHHNRLPNVVLIGVDSLRAANMSCYGYQRLTTPHIDRFSQEGVLFENTFSPHVPTTSAYASMLTGRDAFGTQVVALRHEGPMRSEAKTLAEILGEAGYNSTCVGFENAASRGFDSYLNYVAWGSWKDRPLTKARNLNDVALPELERLAGQDAPFFLFLRHMDPHSPYLPPAPFDRMYYHGEECDPDNRSMDPVMSFKPFCDYFASWMPPGISDHRYMDAQYDGALAYMDSCLQQFFNAVDTLGLRDDTIVILNGDHGEVLYEHECWYDHHGLYEGNLHVPLIIRYPGWLPEGRRLAGFNQHKDLVPTILDLAGVDADASFDGKSLLPLVRGEAASHDSEFYITECTWMRKHGWRTSQWKLIVALEPDFHFKAPVELYNLVEDSQELYNLADDAPDVVAMLGGRMDAWIARREAETGLPNPMFHQVDWHGHEGVGAFTSSQQAYDTLHIGDPDQAARLQEDGESTDA; the protein is encoded by the coding sequence ATGCACCATAATCGATTGCCAAACGTCGTTCTCATCGGCGTCGACTCGCTACGGGCCGCTAACATGAGTTGTTACGGCTACCAGCGCTTGACGACACCCCATATCGATCGTTTCTCCCAGGAGGGTGTGCTCTTCGAAAACACCTTCAGTCCCCATGTTCCCACCACCAGCGCCTATGCCTCCATGCTGACGGGGCGGGACGCGTTTGGCACCCAGGTTGTGGCCTTGCGCCACGAGGGTCCCATGCGTAGCGAGGCGAAAACGCTGGCAGAGATCCTGGGCGAGGCGGGCTACAACAGCACCTGCGTGGGCTTCGAGAACGCAGCCTCGCGCGGCTTCGACAGCTACCTGAACTACGTCGCCTGGGGTTCCTGGAAGGATCGGCCGTTGACCAAGGCCCGCAACCTGAACGACGTGGCGCTGCCGGAGTTGGAGCGATTGGCCGGCCAGGATGCACCCTTTTTCCTCTTCCTGCGCCACATGGATCCCCATTCGCCCTACCTGCCTCCCGCCCCCTTCGACCGCATGTACTACCACGGAGAGGAGTGCGATCCCGACAATCGGTCCATGGATCCGGTCATGAGCTTCAAGCCATTTTGCGACTACTTCGCCAGTTGGATGCCGCCCGGCATCAGCGACCATCGCTACATGGATGCCCAGTACGATGGTGCGTTGGCCTACATGGATTCCTGCCTGCAGCAGTTTTTCAACGCCGTCGACACTCTGGGGTTGCGGGATGATACCATCGTGATCCTCAACGGAGACCATGGCGAGGTGCTTTACGAGCATGAGTGTTGGTACGATCATCACGGGCTCTACGAGGGCAACTTGCACGTGCCGCTGATAATTCGCTACCCTGGCTGGCTGCCCGAAGGCAGGCGGCTGGCAGGGTTCAACCAGCACAAAGACCTGGTGCCCACCATCCTCGACCTGGCGGGGGTCGACGCGGATGCATCGTTTGACGGAAAGAGCCTGCTGCCCCTGGTGCGGGGTGAGGCGGCATCGCATGACAGTGAATTTTACATAACCGAGTGTACCTGGATGCGCAAGCACGGCTGGCGTACGTCCCAGTGGAAGCTGATCGTGGCCCTGGAGCCAGATTTTCACTTCAAAGCGCCTGTGGAGCTTTACAATCTGGTGGAGGATTCCCAGGAGTTATACAACCTGGCTGACGACGCGCCTGACGTGGTGGCCATGTTAGGCGGGCGCATGGATGCCTGGATCGCCCGGCGGGAGGCCGAGACGGGTCTGCCCAACCCCATGTTCCATCAGGTCGACTGGCACGGCCACGAGGGAGTGGGTGCCTTTACCAGTTCGCAACAGGCCTACGACACCCTGCACATCGGCGATCCCGATCAGGCGGCCCGGCTGCAGGAGGATGGGGAGTCGACTGATGCGTAG
- a CDS encoding sulfotransferase — protein sequence MTTFFGEASSLITIIGRGHSGTRAISHTLSESGVFMGEPLNASGDLLPPRPMYDACRVFATYVRWNGGLEWDFSPAIDAAIPPEFAQLIETYLTSVLSSDARHKGWKIPETTLVFPWICRLFPAAKYVFWIRDPRDAILGYHLTDDLRDFGVDYAETDDERIRRAISWKYQFDLVQATPRPDNWIEVRFEDFVLNQEETLARLADFLGFELAQIPVRPQSVGRWQMAEGTTSFGFLAPAMHEYRYFNPDQSVARKEEI from the coding sequence GTGACAACTTTTTTTGGAGAGGCATCTTCCCTTATTACGATCATAGGCCGCGGGCACTCCGGCACGCGAGCGATCTCGCATACCCTGTCGGAGAGTGGCGTTTTCATGGGCGAACCGCTCAACGCTTCGGGTGATTTGCTGCCCCCTCGGCCGATGTATGACGCCTGTCGAGTGTTTGCGACCTACGTCCGTTGGAACGGTGGCCTGGAGTGGGATTTCAGCCCGGCCATCGATGCCGCTATCCCGCCTGAATTCGCGCAACTAATCGAAACTTACCTGACATCGGTACTGTCCAGCGATGCCAGGCATAAGGGCTGGAAGATCCCGGAGACCACTCTCGTCTTCCCCTGGATCTGCCGCCTGTTTCCGGCAGCAAAATATGTTTTCTGGATCAGAGACCCGCGAGATGCCATTCTGGGCTATCACCTGACCGATGACTTGCGCGATTTTGGCGTTGATTATGCCGAAACCGATGACGAACGCATACGGCGAGCTATCTCCTGGAAATACCAGTTCGACCTTGTGCAGGCCACACCCCGGCCCGATAACTGGATCGAGGTTCGCTTCGAGGATTTTGTCCTGAATCAGGAGGAGACGCTGGCTCGCCTGGCGGATTTTCTGGGCTTCGAGTTGGCGCAAATCCCGGTTCGCCCCCAATCGGTGGGGCGATGGCAAATGGCTGAAGGTACCACCTCTTTCGGCTTTCTGGCTCCAGCCATGCATGAATATCGTTACTTCAATCCGGACCAATCAGTGGCGCGGAAGGAGGAAATCTGA